CAACTTCCGGAAAAGAATTTTTAGAAGGTATTGAAAGAAGAGAGTCGGAGAGAACCGGAATCTCCTCTTTGAAAATTTCTTTTAATAATGTTTTTGGTTATTATATTGAAGTGCGAAATACACATAAAGATAAAGTGCCTGAAGAATGGATTCGTAAACAGACTTTGGTAAATGCCGAACGCTATATTACAGAAGAACTAAAGGAATACGAAACAAAAATTTTAGGTGCTGAAGAAAGAATTCATAAAATTGAAACTGACCTTTTTGAACATTTGGTAGCCTGGATTGCAACTTACATTAAACCCGTTCAAATGAATGCTTTTCTGATAGCGCAATTGGATTGTTTATGTTCTTTTACTCAGCTGGCCGTAGAAAATAACTATGTATGTCCTGAAATTGATGAGACGTTCGAATTGGATATCAAAAACGGAAGACATCCAGTTATCGAGAAACAATTGCCAGTTGGTACTCCTTATATTGCGAATGATGTTTATCTGGATAGGGATGTACAGCAGGTTATTATGATTACAGGTCCAAATATGTCCGGTAAATCGGCCATTTTGAGGCAAACGGCGCTAATTGTGCTTCTGGCTCAAATGGGGAGTTTTGTGCCTGCAGACAGCGTGAGAATGGGAATTGTAGATAAAATTTTTACCAGAGTTGGAGCTTCGGATAATATTTCAATGGGTGAATCTACTTTTATGGTAGAGATGAATGAAACTGCTTCGATCCTGAACAATATCTCAGACAGAAGTTTGGTTTTATTGGATGAAATCGGGCGCGGAACGAGTACTTATGACGGAATTTCGATTGCCTGGGCTATTGCCGAATTTTTACACGAGCACCCGGGCAGGGCTAAGACATTGTTTGCTACGCATTATCATGAGTTAAATGAAATGACAGAATCGCTGCCAAGGATTCAGAATTACAATGTTGCAGTGAAAGAATTAAAAGATACGGTTCTTTTTATTCGTAAACTCGTAAAAGGAGGTAGCGCACATAGTTTTGGTATTCATGTAGCAAAAATGGCCGGGATGCCGCAACTGGTTATTTCGAAGGCACAAAAACTTCTGAAAAAACTGGAGAAAAACCACTCCAGCGATGCCTTAAACGGAATCAAATCTGCAAATGATGAAATGCAGATGAGTTTCTTTAATCTGGATGATCCTTTATTGGAAGAGATAAAAGAAGAGATTATGAGTCTTGATATAAATGCGATTACTCCGGTTGAAGCATTAATGAAGCTGAATGAGATTAAGCGAATGCTGGTTAAGAAATAATTTCAGATTTAAAGTTTAGGTTATCAGAAAGTTATAAAATAAGTGTGATTTTTTTTGAAAAAAGGCTTGTTTAATTGAATAAATGTCCTAAATTTGCACTCGCAATACAGAACAAGTGTTGCTGTTCTTAATAAAATTTGAAACGCGAAAATAGCTCAGTTGGTAGAGCGCGACCTTGCCAAGGTCGAGGTCGCGGGTTCGAGCCCCGTTTTTCGCTCAAAACCATACAATGACCGGATGGTGTTATGTTTAATTAATTTTTCTAAAAAATTAGCTAAAAAACATTAAAAAAGTATTGCTCGGATGGTGAAATTGGTAGACACGCTGGACTTAAAATCCAGTGAACAGCAATGTTCGTGCGGGTTCAAGTCCCGCTCTGAGTACTAAAGCCTCTTCTTTTGAAGGGGCTTTTTTTATGCTGCAAACTTGCAGGTAATAAATTTACGAAGTAAATTTATGTAAGAGAGTTTTAAAATCTGAAATCAATAATCTAAATTTTATAAATGGGTGCTTTTGTAATTAGCAGGCGGTTTAATGATGAATATAAATTTGTGTTTACTTCCAGAAAAGGAAAGGTGATATTTACAAGTTTGAGTTATGAGTTAAAGTTTGAATGTGAAGAGGATATTGAGAAGTTCAAACTAAATACTGAGCAGGCTAAGTTTTTAAAATTTAAGGGCTCTGGAGGTAAGTATTTCTTTAAATTGATGTTAGGGGATGTTCATTTTGCAACAAGCCGAAAATACACCACAGAATTGCTTTTGCAGAAAGGGATAAAAGAGATTGTTTTGTATGCTTCAAAAGCAGAGATTTTAGATTTTTCTTCGAATGAATCTATTTTTGAAGACGAGGTAGTAATGGAGGTTATGGAAGAGGAATAAAAAAAGCGTTTGTTAAACAAACGCTTTTTTTATATCAAATATTTAGGATTTGATCAAAAAAAAACCATCTCTTGGATGGTTTTAAAATTTTTAGAACTTAGTTCTAATTATTTTTTTACTTCTTTAGCAGCTTCTTCAACTTTTGCAGCAGCAGAATCAACAGTTGCAGCAGCAGAATCAACAGTTGCAGCAGCAGAATCAACTACAGCAGCAGCAGAATCAACAGCTACAGCTGAAGAATCAGTAGCAGTAGCATCAGCAGCAGCGTCAGCTTTTTTACAAGATACAACAGTTAAAACAGCAACAACAGCTAAACTTAAAAATACTTTTTTCATCTTACTTTATTATAAAAGGTTAATTATTAATTCGAGGCAAAGATATAAATTTTTTAATACGTAAAATATTTTTTTATTTTTTTTTTAAAATATTTTCCTTTGTCACTCGATGGTTTTATTTATCAAATAATATGCCACAAGTGTTGTTTTTTGATTATTTGTTGAATTTTTTGTAAATTTTGTTTTTTAATGAAGATTATGAAACCTTTTCTGCGTTTTGGATGTTAGTCATTGCAATTTGTTTGGTATTTGCTAATTATTTTTTATTGTTTAAAATCATCTGTAATGCTTTTAAATAGTATAATCGAACAGTAAATTTACTCTAAATGTTAGGAGATGGTATTTATAATTGTACTTGTTGCTCCTTTATTGTTCTGTATGTAGGATCTGCAAATTTTACCTTTTTCGCTTAGGAAATTTTGATCAGAAAGTAAACCGTCAAAGATTTGTTTTAATTCTTCTTTATCTGAAACAACCATACATCCGCCAAGGTTCACCAATTCAATAGCTTCAGCAAATTTCGAATAATTGGGTCCAATAACAATTGGAATTCCAAATGTTGCCGGTTCTAAGATATTGTGGATACCAGGATTTCCAAAACCGCCACCCACATAAGCGATAGTTCCATAGCTGTAAATTTTAGTTAATAAACCAACTGTGTCAATTATGAAAACATTGTAATCAGCTAAATTTTTGTTTTCCTTTTCAGAAAATAAAACGGTTTGTTTTGTAATGGCTTTTTTTAGATTTTCAATTTGTTCTGCTTTTATATTGTGAGGGGCTATGATGAATTTTACACTTGTAGCTGCCTTGTTGATATATTCAATTAATATTGTCTCATCTTTTGCCCAGGAACTTCCAATAATTATTGTTGGCTGATTGTTTTTGAATGCCTCAACAAATTCAAGTGAATTGTCTCTTTCTAAAATAGCATTTACCCTGTCAAATCGGGTGTCACCTGAAACAATTACGTTTTGAAACCCAATCGTCTCAATTTTTACTTTAGAATTTTCGTTCTGAACGAAAAAGTAAGTAAAAGTTTCCAGCGCTTTTCTGTAAAACCCGCCATACCATTTAAAGAACATTTGATTGTCTCTAAAGATTCCTGAAATCAGATAAGTAGGTGTTTTTAATTTTTTTAGTTCGTTTAAGTAATTAAGCCAGAATTCGTACTTTATAAAGAATGCGAATTCTGGATGAACTAATTTTAAAAACTGTTTTGCGTTACTCTTTGTGTCCAGAGGAAGGTATATGGTTATATCAGCGACATTATTGTTTTTTCGGACTTCATAACCTGAAGGTGAAAAAAAGGTAACAATGATTTTATGTGCCGGATATTTCTCTTTGATTTTTTCAATAACAGGAAGGCCTTGCTCGTATTCACCTAATGAAGCCGAATGAAACCAGATTGTTTTGTCTTCAGGATTTATTTTTTCTTTTAAAAGTGCAAAAACATTTTTTCGGCCATCAACAAACAGTTTCATTTTAGGGCTGAAAAGTGCTGCTATTTTAAGGAAAAAGCCAGTAATTATAATGATTAAATTGTATAGAAAAAGCATCTGTTTAATTTTGGTGCTAAAATACGTTTCTTTCAACTATTTTCATTGTTTGAAGGTATAAATAACTATTTTTGCGGTTCGTTTTAAAGATTTTGGTGTAAATCCGAATCTTCAGATTTAAATAAGAAGATAAATGAAAAAAATTCAAATGGTTGACTTGAAAGGTCAATACGAAAAGATAAAATCTACTGTTGATGCTTCGATTCAGGAAGTTTTAGATACGAATACTTATATAAATGGCCCTTTGGTTCATCAGTTTCAGAAAAATCTTGAAGATTACTTAGGGGTAAAACATGTTATTCCCTGTGCCAATGGAACCGATGCTTTGCAAATTGCGATGATGGGACTCGATCTAAAACCAGGCGACGAAGTAATTACTGCCGATTTTACATTTGCAGCGACTGTTGAGGTTATTGCGTTACTGCAATTGACTCCGGTTTTGGTGGATGTTGATTTGCATAATATGAATATTGATATTGATGCTGTTAAAAAAGCCATCACACCAAAAACAAAAGCAATTGTTCCGGTTCATTTATTCGGACGTGCCGCTAATATGGATGCGATTATGGAAATTGCGGCAGAACATAATTTGTATGTGATTGAAGATAATGCACAGGCAATAGGGGCTGATTATATTTCGAAATCAGGCGCAAAAAGCAAAGTAGGAGCTATTGGTCATGTTGCAGCAACATCATTTTTTCCGTCTAAAAACTTAGGCTGCTACGGAGACGGAGGAGCAATTTTTACAAATGACGATAAATTAGCGCACATTATCCGTGGAATTGTAAATCACGGAATGTACGAACGCTACCATCATGATGTCGTGGGGGTTAATTCACGTTTGGATAGTATTCAGGCGGGGGTTTTAAATGCAAAACTGCCTCTTTTGGATGAATACAATGCGGCACGACGTTTAGCAGCAAGTAAATATAATGCAGCGTTTGCCGGAAATGAGAAGATTGTTGCACCTGAATTTGATGCAAACGAAAATAATCACGTTTTTCATCAATATGTGTTAAGAATTTTAAATGCAGACCGAAATGCACTGATGCAGCATTTGTTGGACAAAGGGATTCCATGCGCAATCTATTATCCGATTCCATTACATTCTCAGAAAGCTTATGCTGATTCACGTTATAAAGAAGAACAATTTCCAGTAACGAATCAATTGGTAAAAGAGGTAATCGCATTACCAATGCACACTGAACTTGATGATGAGCAAATTAAATTTATTACGGATTCTGTTTTAGAATTTCTGGCTAAATAATTTTAATTTTTTAAAATAAGTGAAACCCAAATCGGCTTTTTAGATGATTTGGGTTTTTTGCTTTTAATCTACTTTCTTAAATACCAAAAGTTTTCCTGAAGGGCTGGAAAGTGAAAGCCGGTTGTTTTTAATCGAATAACTGGTAGTACTTTGGAGTGCTTTAATAAACTTGTCTTCTTTGTTGTTTTTTTCCGGACACGCCATTAAAGTTGAAACGATGTTGTTGAATCTGAGTAAGTCTTTTTCAAAAAACAAACTTCCGCTAATTGAGTTACAACCGCTAAATCCAATAAATCTGTTTTCTTCTGCATAAATCTCAAGTCGGGGTAATTCTTTTTGAAAATCTGCTGCAAAAACTTTATTTCCTTTTAACTCTTCTAAAACCCAAATGTCATGTAGGCGATAATCCGTAATGTATTTTCCACATCCTTCTATTTTTTGAAACGTGGTTTCTGTACTATTCTTGATTTCAATAGAAACTTTATAAGGAGAAATTATAGCAGACATAGAATTCTGACATTCAATTTGCTGTATAGAAACTATAATACTTGATTCTCCATTGCTGGCTTTGTATGTTTTAATATTAGCATCCATAGTTTTTATTGGCTTAACCGATGAAAAACTTAGGTTTTCTTTTCCCTGTATTAATGACGTGAATAAAATTTTTTCTCTGCCAATTTTTAATTCCCAAAAAGGTTCGTTACCGTTTGTTTTAAAATAATTTGTAAAATCTTCTTCTAATGAGTTTGCATAAGCGGTATCTGAATTTGAATCTTTAGGGAGTGCGGATTTACAGCTATATAAGAAACAGAATGCGATAAATATATTGAAGTACTTTTTCATAAGACGTGATTTAGATTCATAAAGGTTTTGCTAAACTATGCTAAGTACTAAATATTTGTATGACGGCATATACTCAAATTTAATAAAAATGATATAGATAAACATTTATTAAATGTTTATAAGCTGATAAATCCGTTTACTTATGTGATGTACGGTAAACTACGTATTTAGAAAAATTCTATTTAATAAAAAAATACGTAAATAAGTATTTATATATAAGTATTTATACTTATATTTGCGTAGTAATACTTAATTAAAGAAATCATGATTAAAGTAATAGTAGTTGGAAACGGGATGGTAGGTTATAAATTCTGTGAAAAATTTATAGCAAAATCGGGACAGGAGAATTATCAGATTACCGTATTTGGGGAAGAGCCAAGACGTGCTTATGATCGTGTTCACTTAAGTGAATACTTTGGAGGTAAGACGGCTGATGATTTGTCGTTGTCAACAAGTGAATGGTACGCAGATAATAATATTACTTTAAATACTTCTGAATTAGTTACTGATATTAACAGAGAAGAAAAAACAATTCATACGCATTTAGAAAAAACGCATAAGTACGACTACTTAGTCCTTGCAACCGGATCGTCAGCTTTTGTTCCTCCAATTGACGGAGTAGAAAAAGAAGGTGTTTTTGTATACCGTACCATTGAGGATCTTGATGCAATTATGTCGTATGCTAAAAAAATAAAACAAAAAGGTGCTACTGAAGCTGCTGTTTTAGGGGGAGGTTTGTTAGGTCTGGAAGCTGCAAAAGCGGTTCGTGATTTAGGACTGAATCCTCATGTTGTGGAATTTGCTCCGCGTTTGATGCCAAGACAATTGGACAAAGGTGCCAGTGATATGCTGCAGTCAAAAATTGAAGAACTAAATATTGGAATTCATCTTAATAAAGCTACTCAGTATATTGATGGAAAAGAACGCATAACGGGAATGATGTTTGCCGATGATGAGTTGTTAAAAGTGGATATGTTGGTTATTTCTGCCGGAATCAAACCGCGTGATGAGCTGGCAAGAGTTTCGGGACTTGAAGTTGGTTTGCGTGGCGGAGTTGTGGTAAACAATCAAATGCAGACATCAGATCCTTCTATTTTTGCTATCGGAGAGGTGGCGCTTTATAATCAAAATATTTATGGTCTTGTTGCTCCTGGTTATGAAATGGCCGATGTTGCTGCAGAACAAATCTTAAATGGTTCTGGTTCTAAAACCATGAGAGAAACCATCGATATGTCGACACAATTGAAATTAATTGGTGTTGAAGTGGCGAGTTTTGGTGATCCTTTTATTGAAAATGATGAGGTAACCGCTATTATTTATGAAAATAAATTATCAGGAATTTATAAAAGAATCAATGTAACTAAAGATTCTAAAACCTTATTAGGCGGAATTTTAGTGGGTGATTCAAGTGATTATAATTCGCTTTTCCAGATTTATAACAATGCAATGGCGCTGCCTAAAAACCCTGAAGATTTGATTTTAGGATCAAGAGATGGTTCTGAAAGCTCAGCCGTAGGTGCAATGGATTTACCTGATACTGCTGTAATTTGTTCTTGTGAAAATGTAACTAAAGGCGCCATCTGCTGTTCTATTTTAGATGAAACCTGTTCCAGTTTTTCAGATGTTGTAAAACTGACCAAAGCGACTTCAGGTTGTGGAGGATGTAAGCCAATGGTTTCTGATTTGGTAAAAGCAGCTCAGAAATCTATGGGTAAAGAAGTAAAAGATGTGATCTGCGAACACTTCAACTATACACGTCAGGAGTTGTTTGATTTAGTTAAAATAAATAAATACAATAATTTTTATGATGTAATCGATCATCACGGAAAAGGTGATGGGTGTGAGGTTTGTAAGCCTGTAATTGCTTCGATTTTCTCAAGTATTTACAACGATACGGCAAATAAACACGTTACGACTCAGGATACAAACGACAGATTTTTGGCTAACATTCAAAGAAACGGAACTTATTCTGTGGTGCCAAGAGTTGCCGGAGGAGAAATTACGGCTGAGAAATTAATCGTAATTGGAGAGGTTGCTAAACAATTTGATTTGTATACCAAAATTACTGGAGCACAGCGTGTCGATTTATTTGGGGCACATTTAGATGATCTTCCTAAAATATGGAAAGTATTAATCGACAATGGTTTTGAAAGTGGCCACGCTTATGGAAAATCATTAAGAGCTGTAAAAAGCTGTGTCGGAAACGCATGGTGTCGTTACGGAATGGACGATAGTGCCGGTTTTGCCATCGAATTAGAAAACAGATACAAAGGAATTCGTTCTCCGCATAAATTAAAAGGAGGTGTATCTGCTTGTATTCGTGAATGTGCCGAGGCCCGTGGAAAAGATTTTGGTTTAATTGCTGTAGAAGGTGGCTGGAACCTGTATATTGCCGGAAACGGTGGAGCCAATCCAAAACATGCAGTTTTACTGGCTGAGCAAATTGACAAAGAAACAGTTATTAAATATATGGACCGCTTTTTAATGTACTATATCCGTACTGCCGGTCCGCTAATCAGAACATCAACCTGGCTGGAGAAACTGGACGGAGGTTTGGATTACTTAAAAGAAGTAATTATCGAAGACAGTTTAGGTATATGCGAAACTTTAGAAGCTGAAATGCAGACTTTGGTGAATACATTTGAATGTGAGTGGAAACAGGTTCTTGAAAAACCAAGATTGCTGAAACGCTTCAGTCACTTTGTAAACTCAGATGAAAAAGATGATAATATTGCTTTTGTTCCTTTAAGAGATCAAAAAATGCCAAAAGCATGGTCATAATATTTAACGCATAGAAACATAGATTTTATAAACTCAAAAAGACATTTATTATACAAATAGCTATTATCAGAAACCACTTTCTTTTGAGTTCTTTTCCAATAATTAAAATCTATGTTTCTGTGTGTTTAAAAAAGTTTAAAAAACAGAATTAACGATTGCTGTCCTCTTACCCTCTTTTTTACTGCACCATCAAACTCTCTTGATTGTAAAGGGAGGGATAAGAACACAGACTATAAATACAACCAAAATGGAAGAAATTTTAAACCAATACGAAACTGTGCATCCAAGTGATGCCAAAATATGGTTCAAAGCCGGCAATGTGAGCGATTTTCCAACTAACCGTGGCGGTTGCATCAAATACAAAAACAAACAAATTGCCGTTTTTAATTTTGCACGCCGAAATGAATGGTATGCTTGTCAAAACGCTTGTCCGCATAAAATGGAAATGGTATTGTCAAGAGGGATGACTGGATCTGCTGATGATATTCCTAAAATTGCCTGTCCAATGCATAAAAAAACGTTTTCATTAGTTGATGGTTCCAACCTGAATGGCGATGATTTAAAAATTGCAACCTATCCGGTTAAAATTGTTGAAGACGAAGTATTCGTTGGCTTTTTAGATTAATTATGTATATTTGAAAATATATTTTCAATAAAAATGAATACACCTTTTCAGAAAGCAAGTGAGTGGATTGATGCCGAAAATGCCCAGGACCCAAATATAGAAGTTGATCACAATACTGAATATCCAAAAGAGCTTTTATACTCAAACAGGATGTACGAAAAACTGATGCAGTTTTGTCCTGAAGCTTCAGAAGAGGTTCAGATTGCTTCAAAAGCGCAGCACATCTGCCGATGGAAAGTTGCCCGCGAATCCTATCCAATGGATCGTGTAGGGTATTTGAGATGGAGAGAAGACCTGAAAAAATTTCATGCCAAAACTACTGCTGAAATTCTCGAAAGAGCGGGATATGAGCAAACTTTTATTGATCGTGTTTCCTTTTTAATTGAAAAAAAATTACTTAAAAAAGATGCTGAAACCCAATTGCTGGAAGATGTAATTTGTCTGGTATTCTTAGATTATTACTTAGAGCCGTTTGTTGAAAAGCATGATGATGAAAAACTAAAAAATATCATCAAAAAAACCTGGGATAAAATGTCTGAAAGAGGACATCAGGAAGCCTTAAAAATCAACTACTCCGAAGAGAACTTAAAATTGATAAAAGCATCTTTGGGATTATAATCTGATTTTATAAAATGAGCGGAAGCAAATTCCATTTCCGCTATAACAAACAGAAGCTTCGAATGAAAAAAGGCAGTCAGGAAGTAGCGGAAAAAATTACTTTCAAAAATCTACGACGTTTGTATTTTTTTGCACTCTGGACTATTGCTATAACCATTATTTTAAGTCAGCTTTTAATTCAGTACAACTTAAAACAGCAGCTCAGCGATTCTAAAATCATCAATATTTCAGGAAAGCAAAGAATGCTGAGCCAGCGGATTACCAAAGAAATTTTAATTTTAAATTTTGTTTCGGATACTTCTCCAAAGAAAGAAATTGCACATGTACGAAATGTTTTAGCACTTTGGAAAACCAATCAGAGTGCATTAGAAAATGGCAGTGACAGCCTTGCTTTTCCGAAAGAAAAAAGTGAAGCCCTTTCTAAGTTATATGCAGAAATAAAACCGAGCTTCAATACTATAGTAGAGTCGGTGAATCTGTTTCTTTTAAATCTGGAACAAAAAAAGAACAGCTACGATAATCAAAAACTGGTACAGGAAATTCTAAAAAACGAAGGAATCTTTCTTTCGAAAATGAATGAAATTGTAACCCAATACGATAAAGAAGCACATGAAAAAGTAACAGAACAGCGCAAAACGGAATATTGGATTTTCGGATTTACATTGCTGGTCCTGATTCTGGAATTCTTTTTTATCTTTAAGCCTACCAACAAAAAAATTGAAAAACTTATAGCTAAACTTTTATCTTCTGAAAAGAAGGCCTTAAAGCTTGCTTATGATACTGAAATCATCAGCGAGATAAAGGAAAACTCTGTAAAAGAGCTGAAATCGCTGAATTATGCGATGGAAAACACCCTTCTTTATTGCCGTATTGCACCCGACGGCTCTATCATTCACGTAGGTGAAAAATTTGCCAAACTTTTAAATTATACCAAATTTTCTTCGAATAAAACTTTTTCACAGGTTTTAACGACTGATGAAAAAGAACAGCGCAATATCGACCGTATTATTTTTGAAAAACAAAGAAGCGGCTGGCAGGGCGAAATCAAAATTCACAGCCGGGAAGATCAGACGATTTGGCTGGATTTATCCATGGTTCCGGTAATGATTAAAAAGGACGAACTAGAACTTTTAATTGTCTGTTTTAATATTACCGAACGTAAAAAAGCACAACGGGAAGTTGAACGGCTAAACATTGAAAACAGTACAGAAAAAATCAATCAGCAAAAGATTATTTCGAGTAAAATTGTAGAAAATCAGGAAAACGAACAAAACCGTATTGCCAAAGAAATTCATGACGGGATAGGGCAGATGCTGACCGGATTAAAATTTAGCCTGGAGAGTATTAACCTGGATGATAAAGAGAAATCTGCTCAGAAAATTGAATATCTGAAGAAACTTTCACTCGATATTATAAAAGGTGTCCGAACTGCAACTTTTAATTTGATGCCACCCGAATTAAGTGACCACGGAATCGTTTCTTCAATCGCAAAACTCACGCAGGAACTTTCCAAGTTGACAGGAAAAGAAATTCTTTTTTACAATAAAACCGACTTTGACCAGCGCTTAGATTCTTTGATTGAAATAAATATTTACCGCCTGACTCAGGAAGCGATCAATAATGCGATAAAATATGCAGAATCAACACACATTATTGTCCAGCTTTCCCACAGTGAAACTTTATTAAGCATTATCATTGACGATAACGGAAAAGGCTTTGACAAGACAGCGGTTGAAAAAAAGCGAAACAGTGAATCCGGAATGGGATTATTGTTTATGAACGAGAGAATTCAGTATATCAACGGGCGTGTATTTATAAATTCGATTCCGGGAGAAGGAACCAGGATTACGTTTAATATTCCGATTTCTAAATTATAAAATTAGATAATTTGGAAATTTAGAAATGTGTCAATTAGACAATTTAATTCAGAATAAACTTTTATAAAAAATGAAGTTTGTATTCTTAGTTTAATTCTTAGCAAACTTTGCGGTTAAAATTAAATCCGCTAATCTTCAAAATCTGTCTTAGAATAAAATCCATTTTATTTATCTTTACTTTTTAAAATTAATATCAATGGAATCCAAAGGCTGCCTTCTAAAATATTCTATTATTGCAGGATTTTTGGTGTCACTTATTTTTCCGGTATTAATTTTTTCGAAAAGCCTTTTTATCGATTTATGTATTCAGATATGTGATTTCGGCTTATTTTGGAATCCAATCTTTTCGGGAATTCTTTTTCCTTTATTTATAGCTTTTCTTTTCTGGCATTCAGCAAATAAACTGAGCTTTTCATTAAATCAAATCTCCTATTTTAAAGCTTGCTCCCAATTTTCTTTTGGGATTAGTTCAAAACTTATTATAGCTCTTTTTACACTTTATATAATTGGACAATTCGTTAATGGATTATCAGTTGTATTAAAATCACAGATTCCATATATTGTTGCATTTTCGTTACTAATGATTCTTTTTTTATC
The Flavobacterium flavigenum genome window above contains:
- a CDS encoding ATP-binding protein, with amino-acid sequence MKKGSQEVAEKITFKNLRRLYFFALWTIAITIILSQLLIQYNLKQQLSDSKIINISGKQRMLSQRITKEILILNFVSDTSPKKEIAHVRNVLALWKTNQSALENGSDSLAFPKEKSEALSKLYAEIKPSFNTIVESVNLFLLNLEQKKNSYDNQKLVQEILKNEGIFLSKMNEIVTQYDKEAHEKVTEQRKTEYWIFGFTLLVLILEFFFIFKPTNKKIEKLIAKLLSSEKKALKLAYDTEIISEIKENSVKELKSLNYAMENTLLYCRIAPDGSIIHVGEKFAKLLNYTKFSSNKTFSQVLTTDEKEQRNIDRIIFEKQRSGWQGEIKIHSREDQTIWLDLSMVPVMIKKDELELLIVCFNITERKKAQREVERLNIENSTEKINQQKIISSKIVENQENEQNRIAKEIHDGIGQMLTGLKFSLESINLDDKEKSAQKIEYLKKLSLDIIKGVRTATFNLMPPELSDHGIVSSIAKLTQELSKLTGKEILFYNKTDFDQRLDSLIEINIYRLTQEAINNAIKYAESTHIIVQLSHSETLLSIIIDDNGKGFDKTAVEKKRNSESGMGLLFMNERIQYINGRVFINSIPGEGTRITFNIPISKL